TTGGCCAGATAGAAGTCGCCAATGATTTTCAGGCTGTTCTCCACCCGCTCCACGAACTCGTTGAGGTCCACGAGCGTGCCCAGCGTCTCTCGGGCGAGGTTGCGGTACGGGCTGCGGAACAGCGTGAGCCAGCCGGGCTTGCGCGCCTGCACCTCGTCGTGGATGCGCGCGATGTGCTTGTCCAACCGCTCGTCGTAGTAGCGGAACTCCAAGAGCTGCGCGTTGGCGATCTCCAACAGGTCCGGGATGTCGCGCGAGCCGGACGGCTCGTAGACGAACGCGCTGTTCCAGTCCACGACGACCAGGTCATGGGCGGTGTAGCTGAAGCGCACCTGGGTGACGGCCTCGCGCTCGCGCGGCGCGAGCGGCGCGGCGGTGCTCTCTCCCAGGAGGAGCCGCGCGATGTCCGCGCTCTGGAACAGCTCCTCCGCGGAAGGGTTGCCCTGGATGCGCTCGGCGAAGATGACGGTGTAGCTCTCGCTCTGGTCCCAGAGGTGCGGCCCCTGCACGGCGGAGGCGATGGTGCGGCGCACGCCCTCCACCAGCTCCCGCGCCAGGTCCTCCAGGGCCTGGCTGTCATAGAGCTCATCCGCGACCTGGGTGAGCGTCTCCCAGGTGGTGCCGGGAGCCACGGGGACGCGCAGGATGATGGACGCGGCGCCGTGGTCGAACAGGCGCGCGGTGGCATCCACCGTGACGGGACCGCCGCGCAGCGCGAGCGGCCTGCGGCCCAGCTCATAGGCCACGGGCGGGTTGGGCAATTGGATGTACTGGCTGTTCTCGCGCGACAGCTTCAACCGGCGCGAGTCCTCCGTGAGCGCCTTGCGCGCGCGCTCCAGGTCGATCTCCTCCGCGATGTCGAACGTGCGGTAGCAGAGGATGTGGGCCTGTTCGAAGAGCAGCGTCATTCCGGCGGGCGCGGACATGGTGAGGAGAAGCCTACTCCGCGATGTCCTCCCACAAGACGCGAAGTTCCAGCGCGAGCGCCTCGAATGGCTCCGCGTGGACGGTCTCCTCGCCTACGTAGGTCCCCAGCAGCAGGTAGTGACCACCGTCCAGCCGGAAGACGTCCAGCGTGTGCTCGAGCGGGTCCACCAACCAGACGTGTTTGACCCCTTCGCGGGCGTAGATGGGCAGCTTGCGAGAGCGGTCCAGCCGGGACGTGGACGGGGACAGCACTTCGCACAGCCAATCCGGCGCCATCTGGATGCCCACGACGTCGGGCATCCAGGAGACCCTCTCCCGGCGCCAACCCCCGATGTCTGGGACCAGGACGTCCCTGCCCAGATGCAGCTCCGGCTCGGTGTGAAAGACCCACCCTCCGGGTCCACCCCGGCCCCTACCAAAGGGAACGTTCAGCTCGGTGATGATCTGCACTGCGGCGAAGGAATGCCGCGAAGCCGGCCGGGGGCTCGCGTGCAGCTCCCCGTTGACGATCTCCCCCACCTGATTCGAGGGGAGCGCTTCCAGGTCGGCGTAGGTGGCGGGCTTTCGGGTCATCTCTGGAAGGGGTAACCTAGCAGGTAGGGACATGCCCGGACACTCTCATGCCCGTCTGACACGTGTACCCCGGTGGCCGGGAGCCCCGGAAGGGCCCCGGGCCTGAAACATTTCCGGATGTTTCACTCAGTCGCCGCCGCCCTCGGGCAGCTTGATGCCAATGCCACCCGGGCCCTCGCCGTTGTCCGGCAGGTTGCCAATGTGGCCGGGCGTGGGGACGGGGCGGTCCCCCGCCTGACGCTTGTTCTTCTGTTCATCTTCCGGAAGCTGCGGTTCCTTCCGGGGGCTTTCGTGCTCACCCATGGTGGCTCCTTCGCACGTTGAGAGGGTTTGACCTCTCCCAAGCTAGGGAGCCCGTGCCCCGGCTGGCACCCCGCCCCTGCCGGTCCGCGGAGCATGCGGGGGCACGAGCGGGACCCATGAGGAGCTCAGACGCCCCGGGGCTTCGCGGGCGGCGTCAGCGCCGTGCGCACGTCCCACAGCTCCGGGAAGAAGCGCAGGTCCAGCGCCTTGCGCAGGAAGCCCACGCCCGACGAGCCGCCCGTGCCCTGCTTGAAGCCGATGATGCGCATCACCGTCATCATGTGCCGGTAGCGCCAGAGCTGGAACCGCTCCTCCGTGTCCACCAGCTTCTCGCACATCTCATACGCGTCCCAGTGCTTCTCGGTGTCCTCGTAGATGCGCCGGAACACCTCCATCACCTGGGGGCTCCTCTCATACGGCTGACGCCAGTCGCGCTCCACGTGGCTTCTGGGAATGTCGTGGCCCATGCGCGCCAGGTGGCGCAGGAATTCGTCGTAGATGCCAGGCGACTCCAGCAGGCGCTCCAGCTCCGCGTGCACGCCCTGCACGTGCTTGAAGGGCCCCAGCGCCGCGTCGTCCTTGTTGCCCAAAAGGAACTCCAGCGCCCGGTACTGGAAGCTCTGGAAGCCTGACGCATGTCCCAGCGTGTCGCGGAACTCCAGGTACTCGTTGGGCGTGAGCGTCTCCAGCACGCTCCACTGCTCGAAGAGCATCCGCTGGATGTGCGCGACGCGCGCGAAGATCTTGAACGACGGCTCCAGCCGGTCCGCCTGGATGTAACGGATGCAGGCGGACAGCTCGTGGATGAGCAGCTTCATCCACAGCTCGCTCGTCTGGTGCTGGACGATGAACAACAACTCGTCGTGATGGGGAGGCTGGGAACGGGGCACCTGCGCGGACAGAAGGCGGTCCAACTGCAGGTAATCGCCATAGGTCGTCCGGCCCGCGAGGTCCGTGACGATTCCAGGCTCCAGGTCGCGTTTGTTCATGGCCCGGGCACTCATGCACACCAACCCCCTCGCGGCGCAAGCACATCCTCCGCGCGGTCAATCCAGCCACATGCTTCCAGACGGAAGAATGGGGTCCACCTCTGCCCGGGCCGGGGCGAACTGATACTGCGGAAGAGCTTAAGCGTTCTTCTTAAGCGTTCTTCTGGGCGGCTTCCGCGAGCGCCTTGGAGGCAGCGCGGCCACGGGGCAGCTTGATGTCCTCCACGCTGTTGGGGTTGGCGTAGTCCGACCACTCGGAAGGACGGCGGTTGGTCTTCTCCAGCATGCGCAGCTTCTGGTAGTGCGCCGCGCAGTAGCCCTTGGTGCGGCTGGGCTTGCCGCAGCCCTTGATGGCGCACTCACGGGCGCCGCCTTCCGCCGCCGCCGGCTTGCGGCCCCGGCGCTTGCCACCCGCCGCCGCCACGGGCGCGCTCACCGCCGCGCGGCCCGCGGGACGACCCACGGGACGACGACCGGGCTTGCCAGCCGCGGGCGCGTTCGCGCCGAAGAGGGGGCCCACCACCTGAGCCAGGGGCGCCAGCCGCTCGGCCACGCTGCGCAGCGCATCCAGGTCCGCCGTGCCCGACTCCAGACGAGACACCACGTCGCGCAGGGGCTTGAGCTGCACTTCAATCTCGTTGCGAATCATCTCGCGGAACGCCTTGTCAACTGACATTTCGACCAATCCTCGGTTTAAGGGGGGAGCATTGCCTTGGCGTGAACCGGCACGCCGGACTACCAATACCTTCCAGAAAGGCAATTGTCGAAGGAAGCGATAAAAAGTTGTGACGCCACTGCGTATCAGCAGGCGAGAAAGGCCCGGGAAATGGGGCTCGGCGACGCTTTCAGGCGCTTCTCACGCATCCCAATGCAGGGGTTCCAACAACGCTCCGCGACCGGGGGCGGGGGGGTGCTGCGAGCGATCCAGCAGTTCCTCGTACGTCAGTGCGAGGTCGTGTCCCAGTTCTTCCAATTCATCAGCGTCTAGAGACGCGGACAGGCGGGGGAGCACCCCGTGCTCCGTGGCCTGCACATGCGCCACGACCTGATCCTCCAGCGTGAAGAGGCGCGCCTGCCACTCGACGCCGCGAGGCGTCAGCTCCTGCAATTCCTCCATCAGCTCACGCAGGGTGAGGTGGTCTTCGGCCTCCTCCCGGGCGCGGGCGCGGCCCTCCACGCGTGTCAGCAGCGGCTGGACGCAGCGCTCCTCCAGCCGGGAGTGCAGGCGCAGGAGGCGGGCCAGGGCCTCCTGACCGTGAGTCATTTCTTCTGTATCCGACTCTGAAGCCAGCCGCTCCAGCAGCTCCTCCAGCTCGCGGTGTTGGTGATGGAGGATGTCGAACGGGCCGGCCATGCCCCCAAGCATCAGCACGGCTCCGGGAGCAGACAACCGCACCCATTCGCCCGGCGCGAAAGGCAGCCTGCTGGCGTGCATGCCCTTTTCCGGTGATTGCGGCGATGGAGCCCCTGCCCGGCCGCCTGGTGCCGGGGTGCCGGCATATGAGGGCGGTTGCATCTTGGGTCGACCGTGGAAAACCCACTCACCAGCGTCCGGCAGGCCGTCTTCCGTTTCGCGGAGGGCGGCGCCGCCCTGTCCGCGCGCTACCACCGCGCCCGTCTGGTGGGAGCTGAACATTTGCCCAGACATGGGCCGTTGCTGCTCGTGGGCAATCACGGTGTCTGGGGATACGAGACCCCCGCCTTCTTCCACCTCCTGCACCGGGCCACGGGGCGCTATCCGCTGGGGCTCGCGGAGCGTGGGTTCTTCAAGATTCCCCTCGTACGCACGGTGTTGCCCTGGCTGGGCGGGGTGGAGGGGACGCGGGAGAACGCGCTCCGGTCGCTCCAGGAGGGGCAGCTGGTCGTTTGTTATCCGGGCGGCGCGCGGGAGACCTTCAAACGCAGTCAGGGCCGCTACCGGCTGCGGTGGGAGCACGCGCTGGGCTTCGTCCGGCTGGCCATGCAGGCGGGGGTACCGGTGGTGCCCTTCGCCGGCTTCGGGGTGGATGACACCTTCTTCTGGCCTCCGGACGAGGACCGGTGGTGTGTGCGCCTGGCCGCGGAGGACAAATACCGCATGCCGTTGGTGATGGGATTGGGCCCCCTGCCGCTGCCAGTTCAATTAACCTTCGCCGTGGGTGAACCCCATGAACCGCCGCCGTCGGGTGCATCGGAGTCACGCGTGCGAGCCTTCCGCGACCGCGTGGCCGCCAGCGTCCGGCGCCTGCTGCTGAGGGCCTGCCATGCTTGATACCGCCTCCGCTCCCGTCCCCTCCCCGCCCCGTCCGCCGCCGCTGGTGCCGGACGTGGAAGACATCCAGCGCGGCTATGAACGGCTGGACTGCGAGGAGCGCGCCGTCCGGGGCACGGCGGTGCGGCTGTTCACCTTTCCCGGGGGCAACAGGGATGTATCACGCACGGTGGTCTGTCTTCCGGGGCTGGGCGCCAGTGGCCGGTCCTTCGCGCCCATGGAGCCGCTGGCCCAGGCGTGGAACCTGCTGTTGTGGACGCCGCCGCTGAAGACACCCGCGACGCATACCCCGCTGCAGTGGAACCTGTCGGTGCTCAACCACCCGGAGGCGGGGCTGCCGGAGCGCTTCGCGTTGATGGGGTCCTCCTACGGCAGCCTGCTGTCCATCGCATATGCGTTGGAGCACCCCCAGCGGGTGAAGGCGCTGGTGCTGGTGTCGCCGGTGGCCAGCGTGCGCAAGGTGCGGCGGCTGGCGTTGTCGCTGTCCACGCTGGTGAGGGCGCCCCGGCCGCTGGCGTATGTGTTCGCGCCCACGGTGGCGCGGGTCATGGGAGGCCGGTGGCTGCCGGCGGAGGGGCGGGCCGAGATTGTCCGCGAGGCCCGGCGCATTTCGCCGCTGGAGCTGATGCGGCGGCTGCGGGACATCCTGGCCGCGGACTTCCTGCACCGGCTGCGGGAGCTGCGCGTGCCCACGCTCATCATCGAGGGCGGCCGGGACCTGCTGGTGCCGCCCGCCGCCGCGCGCGATGTCGCGGCGCACGTGCCGGGCGCCCGGCTGGAGTTCCTGGAGACGGCCAGTCACCTGCCGTACATGAGCCACCCGGAAGCGTTCAATGAACGCGTGTCCGACTTCCTCTCGCGGCACCCCGACTGAACAGGCGTTATCTCTAGCTGTGGGGGAACACATCCACATGACCACGGCCGCAGACCAGCTGTCCCGCTCCGCGCTGTTGTTCCTGTCGCGTCAGTCCAACCTGAAGGACGTGGCCACGCGGCTCAAACCCTTTCGCCAGCTGGCCTCCCGCTTCATCGCGGGAGAGACGCTGGAGGAGGCGGTGGACGCGGTGAAGGCCCTCACGGCGAAGGGGCTGATGGCCAGCTTCGACCACCTCAACGAAGCGGTGCGCTCCCCTCCGGAGACTCGCGACGAGGTGAAACAGTACCTGCGGCTGTTGGCGCGCATCGACCAGGTGGGCGTGCGGGCCAACGTGTCGCTGAAGCTCACGCAGTGCGGTCTGTTGTTCGACCGGAACCTGGCGCTACAGAACGCGCGGGCGGTGGTGGCGGACGCGACGGCGCGGGACTCGTTCGTGCGCGTGGACATGGAGGAGAGCGCCGTCACGCAGGTGACCCTGGACATCGTGCGCGACCTGCACTCGGAGTTTGGCGAGCGGCACGTGGGCGCGGTGCTCCAGAGCTACCTCAAGCGCACGGAGGAGGACGCGAAGGCCCTGTGCGCCGAGCGCATCCGCATCCGGCTGTGCAAGGGGGCCTACCTGGAGGGTCCCGACGTGGCCTTTCCGGCCAAGACGGACGTGGACGCGAACTTCGTGCGCTGCATGCGCATCCTCCTGGACAGCGGCGTGTATCACGGCATCGCCACGCATGATGAGCGGATGATTGACGCCACGCTCGCGTACGCCGCGCGTCAGCATCTGCCCAAGGGCGCCTTCGAATTCCAGATGTTGTATGGCATCCGGCGCGACCTGCAGGAGCAGCTGGCGAAGGATGGCCATCCGGTGCGTGTCTATGTCCCGTATGGGAAGCACTGGTATCCCTATTTCATGCGCCGGCTGGCGGAGCGTCCGGCCAACCTGTGGTTCGTGATGCGCAACCTGATGAAGGGGTAGCCCATGAGGAATCCATACGCCGCCGCGTATGTCGCCGGGGCCGTGGGCACTGGCGCCCTGGGAGTGCTGGTCACCGTGCGCAATGCCTGGCTGGGCCATCCGCCGCCCTACGCCGCGCGCAACATCGCGCGGCACGTGCTGAGCCGGCTGTTCCGCCGGAAGCTCTCCCGGCACGAGGCGTCGCAGTGGGCCTTCGCGCTGCGCGCGGGCTATGGGCCCCTCCTGGGGATGGGCTGGGGCCTGGTGCGGGTGCGCACGGCGAAGTGGACCCTGCTGCACAGCGGCGTGCTGCTGGGCCTGGGCGTGCTGGCGTTCGAGCGAGCGGCCTTCCCCGTGTTCAAGGCGACGGCGCTCGCGAACACCTGGTCACGCGCGGAGCACGTCTGGCTGTTCGCGCAGACGGCCCTGTTCGGCGTGGTCACCGAGGCGACGATGCGCTGGCTGGTGAAGGAGGAGGAGCCCGCGACCCAGGGGAGCGCGGGCTGAGGGCCTCCAGTCAGGGCTTGTTGCCCTTGTGGGGGAGCAGGGTCTCCACCACTTCCTTCATGGACTGCTTGAGGAAGCCGCCCGCGTCCGCGTCGCCCTTCACCACGGCGGAGGCGAACATCTTCGCCTGCTCCACGGTGATGTGCGGCGGCAGGGGCGGCACGTCCGGGTCCACGTAGGCCTCGAAGACGACGGGCCGGTCCGAGCTCAACGCTTCATCCCACGCGGCGGCGACACGATCTGGCCGGTCCACGCGGAGGCCCTTGAGGCCCAGGGACTCGGCGTACTTCGCGTAGGGGAAGTCCGGCAGGTCCTGCGACGCGGCGTACTTCGGGTCGCCCGCCATCGCTCGCTGCTCCCAGGTCACCTGGCCCAGGTCGCGGTTGTTGAGCACCAGGACGATGAGGCGCGGGTCCTTCCACTCCTTCCAGTACTTCGCCACGGTGATGAGCTCCGCGTTGCCATTCATCTGCATGGCGCCGTCGCCCACCACCGCGAGCACCGGGCGGTGCGGGAACGCGAACTTCGCGCCCAGGGCGTACGGCACGCCGCAGCCCATGGTGGCCAGGTTGCCGGACAGGGACGCCATCATCCCCTGACGCACCTTCAGGTCGCGCGCGAACCAGTGGGTGGAGCTGCCCGAGTCCGCCGTGAGGATGGCGTCCGCGGGCAGCTTCGGGGACAGCTCCCAGAACACGCGCTGCGGGTTGAGGGGGTTCGCGTCCGTCATGGCGCGCGCCTCCAGCACCTTCCACCAGCGCGCCACGCCCTTCTCCACGCCCTCGCGCCAGCCGCGGTCCTCCTTGCGCTTCAGCTGGGGGATGAGCGCGCGCAGCGTCTCCTTCGCGTCTCCCACCAGCCCCACCTCCATGGGATGGCGGAGGGAGAGCATCCGGCCATCCAGGTCGACTTGAACGCCGCGCGCCTGGCCCTCCGGCGGCAGGAACTCCGAGTAGGGGAAGCTGGACCCCACCATCAGCAGCGTGTCGCACTCCTGCATCAGGTCCCAGCTGGGCTTCGTGCCCAAGAGGCCGATGGAGCCCGTCACGAAGGGCAGCGCGTCCGGCAGCACCGCCTTGCCCAGGAGCGCCTTGGCGACGCCCGCGCCCAGCCGGTCCGCGACCTCCAGCACCTCGTCCGCGGCGTTCATCGCGCCCGCGCCCACCAGCATCGCCACCTTCTTGCCGGCGTTGAGGACATCCGCGGCGCGGCGCAGGTCCGCGTCCTGGGGAATCACTCGCGGGGACGCATAGCCCACGCTGGAGTGCACGGTGCCATGCTTGCGCGCGGGCGGCTCGTAGGGCAGCTCCTGCACGTCGTTGGGCAACACCAGACACGTCACGGTGCGCTCGCACCGGGCGATGCGCACGGCGCGGTCCAGCGCGTGGCGGGCGGCGGAGGGCGCCGTCACCATGGTGACGTACTCGCTGGCCACGTCCTTGAAGAGCGTGGTGAGGTCCACCTCCTGCTGGTAGTGCCCGCCCAGGGCCGTGCGCGCCTGCTGGCCGACGATGGCCACCACGGGCTGGTGGTCCAGCTTCGCGTCGTAGAGGCCGTTGAGCAGGTGGATGGCGCCCGGACCGGAGGTGGCCATGCACACGCCCACCTCGCCGGTGAACTTCGCGTGCGCGCAGGCAGCGAAGGCGGCCATCTCCTCGTGGCGGACCTGCACGAACTTCATCTCGGAGTTGCGCCCCAGCGCGCCCATCACGCCGTTGATGCCGTCGCCCGGGTAGCCATAGATGCGGCGCACGCCCCACTGGATGAGGCGATAGACGAGGTAGTCGCTGACGGTGGCGCTCATGCGCGAGGCTCCTGGACAGGGGTGGAGGTCCCTCGCGCATCAAGCTAGTGACCGGGGCGTGCCCTGGAGCCCGGGGACATCCGGGTGCCCGTTCCGCCCTCCCGTGGGCGGGCCTGCGTGCAGGCGGCTACTGCCGCTCGGAGCCCTCCGGCCCGTGCTGGCGCCGCCGGGCCTTGTCGTGGGCGAGCTCCGGCCGTTTCTCCGACAGCCAGGCGATGGCGTGGGCGGAGCTGGGGATGGTGAGCATCAGGAACGCGGCGACGAGCAGCCCCCGCAGGAGGAGCCAGCCATCCTCCGTCGCCAGCGTGGCGCCGATGATGACCAGCGCCCCGCCGAAGGGCACCGCGCCCGCCGCGTGCACGCGCGTGAGCACCGAGGGCAGCCGGTACATGCCGATGATGGCGGCGGTGATGAAGAGCAGGCCCAGCGCCACCAGCCCGTTGGAGACCCACTGCACCCCGGTGGACATCATCGGGTGTCCTCCTCGTCGTGGAAGGTGCGGCCATGGTGCAGGAAGCGGGCGCCGGCCACGGTCTGCACGTAGGAGAGCAGGGCCAGCACCAGGGCCGCGTCCAGGTAGCCGGCCTCGCCGCGGATGGCGCCGTACAGCCCCAGCACCGCGCAGATGACCAGGCCCAGGGTGTCCACGGACATGAGCATGTCCGCCGAGGAGCGCTGGCGCGAGGCCAGCAGCACCATGGCGCCCAGCAGGCCCACCATCCACACGATGGCCAGGGTGAAGAAGGTCTCGTGCATCGCCGGCCGCCTCCTACGGAAACACCGCGCGCTGGTAGCGCTGGTAGAAGTTGTCCTGCTGTTGGATCAGCTTGTCCGGATCCGACGCGTCCAGCGCGTGCATGCGCATCACGCGCTTCTCCCAGTCCAGCTCCAGCAGCACCGTGCCCGGGGCCAGGGACATGGCCCACGAGGACACCTGCACGCCGCGCGCGGTGCGCTCGCCCATGGGGACCTCCACCACGCCCGCGTGGTTCGCCCGGTCCGCGGGGCCGAAGATGATCGTGAGCACATGGAAGCAGCTGCGCGTCACCAGCACGACCAGGGCCCAGCCGAAGCGGGGCAGGTGCAGCGTGCGGCGCCAGCGCTCGCGAGCCTCCAGGGCCGGCGGACGGGCGCCCAAGGGGAACAGGCGCATCACGCCCAGGGCCAGCACCGCCCCCAGCGCGAGGTCCACCGGGTGGAAGCTGCCCACCATCAGCGCGTACAGCAGCGCCAGGGACAGCATGTGCACCAGGGTGCGCGGCTTCATGGCAGCGTCCCCAGGCCCTGGATGGCGTCACGTCCGGCGCGCAAGAGCGGCTCCGGCCAGAGCCCCACGACGATGAGCGCCAGGGACAGCGCGTACACCACGGCTCCCGTCCCCCGGTGCAGGGCCGCGCCCTCCCTCAACCACCGCTCGCGCTGGTAGGCGCGGAAGAGGGCCAGCAGCGACAGGGCGCTCGCCAGCACCACCAGCCCCGCGAGCCAGGCATGCCCCTGCTCCAGCGCCGCTCGCAAGAGCCAGGCCTTGGACCAGAAGCCCGCGGTGGGTGGCACTCCCGCCGTGCTGAAGGCCGCCACCGAGTAGGCGCGGCGCGCCCGCTCGCCACCCCGGTCCTGCGCCAGGAACAGCGCCGTCTTGTCCACGGAGCCCGCCAGCGCCAGCGCCACCGCCGCGCACAGGCCCTCGCGGCCCTCCAGGCTCAGCGCGGCGATGATGAGCCCCGCCTGCGAGATGGACGCGTACGCGAGCACCTCGCGCGTGTCCCGCCGGGAGAGCGCGAGAATGGAGCCGTAGAGGATGCTCGTCGCGCCCAATATCTCCAGCAGCGGCCGGGCCTGCTCCAGCACCTGCGGCAGCACGTCCACGCCGAAGCGCAAGAGCCCATAGCTGCCGATGTTCGCCAGCGCTCCCGCGAGCAGCGCCGCCACCGTGGGGCCCGCGTCCCGGTACACCGCGGGCGCCCAGAAGTGGAACGGGAAGAAGCCCAGCTTCACGCCGAACGCGCAGAGCAGCAGCGTGCCCGGCACCAGCAGCGCGAACGGTTCCCCCGCCTGGCCCCACGCGATGATGGACAGCATGTCCAGCGTGCCGGTGGTCAGGTACAGCATCACCACCGCCGTGAGGAACAGCGTGGACCCCATCAGGTTCACCACCACGAAGGTGAACGCCGCGCGCAGGTTCCGGGGCTTCTCGCCATACGACGCCAGCCCGAACGCGGCCGTCATCGCCAGCTCGAAGAAGACGTAGAAGTTGAACGCGTCCGACGTGAAGAACACCCCCGTGAGCCCCGCGCCCATGAAGACCACCAGCGCGGGGAAGCTGCGCGACGTGATGCCTCCCGCCACGTGCTCGTACACGAGCGTGCCCAGCAGCACCGACGTGGACACCAGCGCGAACACGATGGACAGCTGATCCGCGCGCAGGCGGATGCCCACGCCCACGGGCCAGTCCCCCGTGACGAACTGGGGCGCCTGCGCGCTCCAGGCCTGGGGCAACAGCCACACCGTGCACACG
This DNA window, taken from Corallococcus coralloides DSM 2259, encodes the following:
- a CDS encoding hemerythrin domain-containing protein, translating into MAGPFDILHHQHRELEELLERLASESDTEEMTHGQEALARLLRLHSRLEERCVQPLLTRVEGRARAREEAEDHLTLRELMEELQELTPRGVEWQARLFTLEDQVVAHVQATEHGVLPRLSASLDADELEELGHDLALTYEELLDRSQHPPAPGRGALLEPLHWDA
- a CDS encoding tryptophan 2,3-dioxygenase, coding for MNKRDLEPGIVTDLAGRTTYGDYLQLDRLLSAQVPRSQPPHHDELLFIVQHQTSELWMKLLIHELSACIRYIQADRLEPSFKIFARVAHIQRMLFEQWSVLETLTPNEYLEFRDTLGHASGFQSFQYRALEFLLGNKDDAALGPFKHVQGVHAELERLLESPGIYDEFLRHLARMGHDIPRSHVERDWRQPYERSPQVMEVFRRIYEDTEKHWDAYEMCEKLVDTEERFQLWRYRHMMTVMRIIGFKQGTGGSSGVGFLRKALDLRFFPELWDVRTALTPPAKPRGV
- a CDS encoding Na+/H+ antiporter subunit E, translated to MKPRTLVHMLSLALLYALMVGSFHPVDLALGAVLALGVMRLFPLGARPPALEARERWRRTLHLPRFGWALVVLVTRSCFHVLTIIFGPADRANHAGVVEVPMGERTARGVQVSSWAMSLAPGTVLLELDWEKRVMRMHALDASDPDKLIQQQDNFYQRYQRAVFP
- a CDS encoding Uma2 family endonuclease, translated to MTRKPATYADLEALPSNQVGEIVNGELHASPRPASRHSFAAVQIITELNVPFGRGRGGPGGWVFHTEPELHLGRDVLVPDIGGWRRERVSWMPDVVGIQMAPDWLCEVLSPSTSRLDRSRKLPIYAREGVKHVWLVDPLEHTLDVFRLDGGHYLLLGTYVGEETVHAEPFEALALELRVLWEDIAE
- a CDS encoding alpha/beta fold hydrolase — encoded protein: MLDTASAPVPSPPRPPPLVPDVEDIQRGYERLDCEERAVRGTAVRLFTFPGGNRDVSRTVVCLPGLGASGRSFAPMEPLAQAWNLLLWTPPLKTPATHTPLQWNLSVLNHPEAGLPERFALMGSSYGSLLSIAYALEHPQRVKALVLVSPVASVRKVRRLALSLSTLVRAPRPLAYVFAPTVARVMGGRWLPAEGRAEIVREARRISPLELMRRLRDILAADFLHRLRELRVPTLIIEGGRDLLVPPAAARDVAAHVPGARLEFLETASHLPYMSHPEAFNERVSDFLSRHPD
- a CDS encoding thiamine pyrophosphate-requiring protein — translated: MSATVSDYLVYRLIQWGVRRIYGYPGDGINGVMGALGRNSEMKFVQVRHEEMAAFAACAHAKFTGEVGVCMATSGPGAIHLLNGLYDAKLDHQPVVAIVGQQARTALGGHYQQEVDLTTLFKDVASEYVTMVTAPSAARHALDRAVRIARCERTVTCLVLPNDVQELPYEPPARKHGTVHSSVGYASPRVIPQDADLRRAADVLNAGKKVAMLVGAGAMNAADEVLEVADRLGAGVAKALLGKAVLPDALPFVTGSIGLLGTKPSWDLMQECDTLLMVGSSFPYSEFLPPEGQARGVQVDLDGRMLSLRHPMEVGLVGDAKETLRALIPQLKRKEDRGWREGVEKGVARWWKVLEARAMTDANPLNPQRVFWELSPKLPADAILTADSGSSTHWFARDLKVRQGMMASLSGNLATMGCGVPYALGAKFAFPHRPVLAVVGDGAMQMNGNAELITVAKYWKEWKDPRLIVLVLNNRDLGQVTWEQRAMAGDPKYAASQDLPDFPYAKYAESLGLKGLRVDRPDRVAAAWDEALSSDRPVVFEAYVDPDVPPLPPHITVEQAKMFASAVVKGDADAGGFLKQSMKEVVETLLPHKGNKP
- a CDS encoding proline dehydrogenase family protein; translation: MTTAADQLSRSALLFLSRQSNLKDVATRLKPFRQLASRFIAGETLEEAVDAVKALTAKGLMASFDHLNEAVRSPPETRDEVKQYLRLLARIDQVGVRANVSLKLTQCGLLFDRNLALQNARAVVADATARDSFVRVDMEESAVTQVTLDIVRDLHSEFGERHVGAVLQSYLKRTEEDAKALCAERIRIRLCKGAYLEGPDVAFPAKTDVDANFVRCMRILLDSGVYHGIATHDERMIDATLAYAARQHLPKGAFEFQMLYGIRRDLQEQLAKDGHPVRVYVPYGKHWYPYFMRRLAERPANLWFVMRNLMKG
- a CDS encoding monovalent cation/H+ antiporter complex subunit F, which encodes MHETFFTLAIVWMVGLLGAMVLLASRQRSSADMLMSVDTLGLVICAVLGLYGAIRGEAGYLDAALVLALLSYVQTVAGARFLHHGRTFHDEEDTR
- a CDS encoding cation:proton antiporter codes for the protein MMSTGVQWVSNGLVALGLLFITAAIIGMYRLPSVLTRVHAAGAVPFGGALVIIGATLATEDGWLLLRGLLVAAFLMLTIPSSAHAIAWLSEKRPELAHDKARRRQHGPEGSERQ
- a CDS encoding complex I subunit 5 family protein; translation: MPLWGPLLLPWVLGTVLAFLDGRRAWVAWLAIAGLAGTLVCTVWLLPQAWSAQAPQFVTGDWPVGVGIRLRADQLSIVFALVSTSVLLGTLVYEHVAGGITSRSFPALVVFMGAGLTGVFFTSDAFNFYVFFELAMTAAFGLASYGEKPRNLRAAFTFVVVNLMGSTLFLTAVVMLYLTTGTLDMLSIIAWGQAGEPFALLVPGTLLLCAFGVKLGFFPFHFWAPAVYRDAGPTVAALLAGALANIGSYGLLRFGVDVLPQVLEQARPLLEILGATSILYGSILALSRRDTREVLAYASISQAGLIIAALSLEGREGLCAAVALALAGSVDKTALFLAQDRGGERARRAYSVAAFSTAGVPPTAGFWSKAWLLRAALEQGHAWLAGLVVLASALSLLALFRAYQRERWLREGAALHRGTGAVVYALSLALIVVGLWPEPLLRAGRDAIQGLGTLP
- a CDS encoding lysophospholipid acyltransferase family protein, which encodes MENPLTSVRQAVFRFAEGGAALSARYHRARLVGAEHLPRHGPLLLVGNHGVWGYETPAFFHLLHRATGRYPLGLAERGFFKIPLVRTVLPWLGGVEGTRENALRSLQEGQLVVCYPGGARETFKRSQGRYRLRWEHALGFVRLAMQAGVPVVPFAGFGVDDTFFWPPDEDRWCVRLAAEDKYRMPLVMGLGPLPLPVQLTFAVGEPHEPPPSGASESRVRAFRDRVAASVRRLLLRACHA